One Roseimaritima multifibrata DNA window includes the following coding sequences:
- a CDS encoding PDZ domain-containing protein: protein MRCLLAILMLGFTSVASSQGILERLENQFQSRLGVGAQDVPLVDPVPDPASLGSSRSNLPQPLRLGIQAEERELGQETSVYVDTIQPGSAAAAAGLQRGDRIVRLNDQPIATIGEIARFMAARKPGDKIEIGVERDGQEVVGSATLQAAPPIIARPGAGMPSPPSLNFDREPADSNSVSHGRLGVVVEDSSPVEENSPARVVNIMPNSPAAKAGLEVGDQILSIDGQPLGGAFDLQQRMRSTRPGQEIELVFQHRGETSSATIRLMGAPPVAGAPPELGTPPGLGTPPGQGPRPMPALTPPPTNRRPPMIEGPQSEQPAPSGGAAPAAKAAVEPAATKIEVEELRAEIEALKASIKELKEELAKPASPAPKPATPAEPEKPAPAPPAAADPPAAADPPATPALPAPPAKPAPVSVPELPQLPPAAELPAPPASPE from the coding sequence ATGCGGTGCTTACTAGCGATTTTGATGCTCGGTTTTACGAGCGTGGCTTCTTCGCAAGGGATCCTTGAGCGGCTGGAGAATCAATTCCAGAGTCGTTTGGGAGTAGGCGCTCAGGATGTTCCGTTGGTCGATCCGGTGCCAGATCCGGCAAGCCTTGGAAGTTCGCGTTCGAATCTGCCTCAACCTCTCCGCTTGGGGATTCAGGCGGAAGAGCGAGAATTGGGGCAAGAGACCTCCGTTTATGTCGACACGATCCAGCCAGGAAGTGCGGCCGCCGCGGCGGGGCTTCAACGCGGTGATCGGATTGTCCGTCTGAATGATCAACCGATTGCGACGATTGGCGAAATCGCCCGCTTCATGGCGGCTCGTAAACCGGGTGACAAGATCGAAATTGGGGTGGAACGCGATGGCCAAGAAGTGGTCGGTTCGGCCACGCTGCAGGCCGCTCCCCCCATTATTGCGCGGCCCGGTGCTGGGATGCCAAGTCCTCCTTCGCTCAATTTTGATCGGGAGCCCGCCGATTCGAATTCTGTCTCGCATGGAAGATTGGGCGTTGTCGTCGAAGACAGCTCGCCCGTTGAAGAAAACAGTCCCGCTCGCGTCGTGAACATCATGCCCAATTCCCCTGCAGCGAAAGCAGGCCTTGAAGTTGGTGATCAGATTCTCAGCATCGATGGCCAGCCGCTGGGGGGCGCTTTTGATCTGCAGCAGCGGATGCGATCGACGCGTCCTGGCCAAGAGATCGAGCTGGTCTTTCAGCATCGCGGCGAGACGTCTTCTGCGACCATCCGTTTGATGGGAGCTCCACCGGTGGCCGGAGCCCCGCCTGAATTAGGAACTCCGCCTGGACTGGGGACGCCCCCGGGCCAAGGGCCGCGTCCAATGCCCGCTTTGACTCCACCACCGACGAATCGTCGACCGCCGATGATCGAAGGCCCGCAGTCCGAGCAGCCTGCTCCTTCCGGCGGAGCTGCCCCGGCGGCCAAAGCGGCGGTGGAACCTGCGGCGACGAAAATCGAAGTCGAAGAATTGCGAGCGGAAATCGAAGCGTTGAAGGCCTCGATCAAGGAATTGAAGGAAGAGCTTGCCAAACCGGCTTCTCCCGCCCCGAAACCTGCAACGCCCGCGGAGCCGGAAAAGCCAGCTCCGGCTCCACCTGCTGCGGCCGATCCACCTGCCGCGGCCGATCCGCCGGCTACGCCTGCTTTACCAGCTCCACCTGCAAAGCCTGCTCCGGTTTCGGTTCCGGAATTACCTCAGCTGCCGCCAGCGGCCGAACTACCGGCACCCCCTGCCAGTCCTGAGTAG